Proteins co-encoded in one Bos taurus isolate L1 Dominette 01449 registration number 42190680 breed Hereford chromosome X, ARS-UCD2.0, whole genome shotgun sequence genomic window:
- the LOC783731 gene encoding LOW QUALITY PROTEIN: nudC domain-containing protein 2-like (The sequence of the model RefSeq protein was modified relative to this genomic sequence to represent the inferred CDS: deleted 1 base in 1 codon; substituted 1 base at 1 genomic stop codon) yields the protein MSAPFEACSGVVPCGTQWSQWYKTSKEVFTEVQAPLDTHAQDIQCGLKSKHVALAMGGHRILKXWQGKLFDSTIADEGTWTLEDRKMIHIVFTKMRRDAKNCWTYLPEYEYTAHPWVQDQMQRKLTLGRFQKENPGFDFSGAEISGNYTKGGPDFSNHEK from the exons ATGTCAGCCCCATTTGAGGCTTGCAGTGGGGTGGTTCCATGTGGAACCCAGTGGAGCCAATGGTACAAGACCTCGAAGGAGGTGTTCACTGAAGTTCAAGCACCACTAGACACTCACGCCCAGGATATCCAGTGTGGCCTGAAGAGCAAGCATGTGGCACTGGCCATGGGTGGCCACAGGATCCTCAAG TAGTGGCAGGGCAAACTCTTTGACTCTACAATAGCTGATGAGGGAACATGGACTCTGGAGGATAGAAAAATGATCCATATTGTTTTTACAAAGATGAGGAGAGATGCAAAAAATTGTTGGACTTATCTTCCAGAATATGAATATACAGCTCACCCTTGGGTTCAAGACCAAATGCAGAGAAAACTTACATTAGGGAGATTCCAGAAAGAAAATCCTGGTTTTGACTTCAGCGGAGCAGAAATCTCAGGAAACTACACTAAAGGTGGACCAGATTTCTCGAATCATGAGAAATAA